The following proteins are co-located in the Haloterrigena sp. KLK7 genome:
- a CDS encoding orc1/cdc6 family replication initiation protein, with amino-acid sequence MSSSGDDLFTRDDPIFENKELLEINHLPEEGRIVGRDDEIADLANAVNPAIFGQSPSNLLIYGKTGTGKSLCAKHISERLVRVSTEEGVTAEFAYVDCAQDSTETQAVQTIAHSLNDPDRTQIKIPDKGLSTSTYYKRLWTVLDSQYEVVLIILDEVDKLDDDDILMQLSRAGEAGKLESCKIGVIGISNKIKYKDRMDERVKSSLCEREFVFPPYDANQLRDIMQARSDAFKDGVLEPSVIPRAAALAAREHGDARKAIDILRYAGEIAQSNGSETVREEFVVQARERAETDRFRELIRGSTPHSRYVLQALAVLSLNTPDEDGFRTTRIFDVYEEICRQEGSDTLSLRRVRDLLKEHAFLDIIEQSRQSGGSAEGSYTEHQLLEDPDVVRKVLVETDDA; translated from the coding sequence ATGTCGAGTTCCGGCGACGACCTGTTTACCCGTGACGACCCTATCTTCGAGAACAAGGAGCTGCTCGAGATCAACCACCTCCCGGAGGAGGGGCGGATCGTCGGCCGGGACGACGAGATCGCCGACCTCGCCAACGCCGTCAATCCGGCGATCTTCGGGCAGAGCCCGAGCAATCTGCTCATCTACGGGAAGACGGGCACTGGAAAGTCCCTCTGTGCGAAGCACATCTCCGAACGGCTGGTCCGCGTCTCGACGGAGGAGGGGGTCACCGCGGAGTTCGCCTACGTCGACTGCGCCCAGGACAGCACGGAGACGCAGGCGGTTCAGACGATCGCCCACTCGCTGAACGATCCCGACCGGACGCAGATCAAGATCCCCGATAAGGGGCTCAGCACGTCGACGTACTACAAGCGCCTCTGGACCGTCCTCGACTCCCAGTACGAGGTCGTCCTCATCATCTTGGACGAGGTCGACAAACTCGACGACGACGACATCCTCATGCAACTCTCGCGCGCGGGCGAGGCCGGCAAACTCGAGTCGTGCAAGATCGGCGTCATCGGGATCAGTAACAAGATCAAGTACAAGGATCGGATGGACGAGCGGGTCAAGTCCAGCCTCTGCGAGCGGGAGTTCGTCTTCCCGCCGTACGACGCGAACCAGCTCCGGGACATCATGCAGGCCCGCAGCGACGCGTTCAAGGACGGCGTCCTCGAGCCCTCCGTTATCCCCCGGGCGGCAGCGCTGGCGGCCCGGGAACACGGGGACGCGCGGAAGGCGATCGACATCCTCCGCTACGCGGGCGAGATCGCCCAGTCGAACGGCAGCGAGACGGTCCGCGAGGAGTTCGTCGTGCAGGCGCGGGAACGAGCCGAGACCGACCGGTTCCGGGAACTCATCCGGGGCTCGACCCCGCATTCACGGTACGTTCTCCAAGCGCTCGCGGTCCTCTCGCTCAACACTCCCGACGAGGACGGCTTTCGGACGACCCGGATCTTCGACGTCTACGAGGAGATCTGTCGGCAGGAGGGGTCGGACACGCTCTCCTTGCGCCGCGTCCGCGACCTCCTGAAGGAACACGCCTTCCTCGACATCATCGAGCAGTCCCGCCAGAGCGGCGGCAGCGCCGAGGGGAGCTACACCGAACACCAGCTGCTCGAGGATCCGGACGTCGTTCGGAAGGTGCTCGTCGAAACCGACGACGCGTAG
- a CDS encoding aminopeptidase P family protein, with product MRSPFEHRIAACQRRLERVDAALAVLVPGPNLTYLTGFEESPSERHLLLFVPQIGDPVVVAPSMYDAQLRTLPIETLAVRLWDDDDDPLEEIEAVLAELLATVDDGRSSSGDDGSPTVLVDDRMWATFTQDLRECAPAATFDLASRVLEQLRIRKDDVELEALRRAGTIADRVSLEIRSRGTELVGTTEAELADEIERLLAEHGGGDPAFETIVASGPNGARPHHHSGDREIERGDPIVLDFGAFVEADLEDGTGRYPGDQTRTIVVGEPAAEYERYEQVHETVREAQRAAVDAVEPGVTAGSIDRAARDVIEEAGYGDAFVHRTGHGVGLEVHEPPYIVADDERELEPGMVFSVEPGIYLEGEFGVRIEDLVVVTEDGVERLNDSPRGWETGDDVRS from the coding sequence ATGCGATCCCCGTTCGAACACCGCATCGCGGCGTGTCAGCGCCGACTCGAGCGCGTCGACGCCGCGCTGGCCGTCCTCGTTCCGGGCCCGAACCTCACCTACCTGACCGGCTTCGAGGAGTCACCGTCGGAGCGGCACCTGTTGCTGTTCGTCCCGCAGATCGGCGATCCGGTCGTCGTCGCGCCGTCGATGTACGACGCCCAGCTCCGGACGCTGCCGATCGAGACGCTGGCGGTGCGGCTGTGGGACGACGATGACGATCCACTCGAGGAGATCGAGGCGGTCCTCGCAGAGCTGCTGGCGACTGTCGATGACGGTCGCAGCTCATCAGGGGACGACGGCTCACCGACGGTCCTCGTCGACGACCGCATGTGGGCGACGTTCACGCAGGATCTGCGGGAGTGCGCGCCGGCGGCGACGTTCGACCTCGCCAGCCGCGTCCTCGAGCAACTCCGTATCCGGAAGGACGACGTCGAACTCGAGGCGCTCCGGCGAGCCGGAACGATCGCGGATCGGGTCTCACTCGAGATCCGTTCGCGCGGGACCGAGCTGGTCGGGACGACCGAAGCGGAACTGGCCGACGAGATCGAACGGCTGCTCGCGGAGCACGGCGGCGGCGACCCCGCGTTCGAAACGATCGTCGCGTCGGGACCGAACGGCGCGCGGCCACACCACCACAGCGGCGACCGGGAGATCGAGCGCGGCGATCCGATCGTGCTGGACTTCGGCGCGTTCGTCGAGGCCGACCTCGAGGACGGAACGGGCCGCTATCCCGGCGATCAGACGCGGACGATCGTCGTCGGCGAGCCCGCCGCCGAATACGAGCGGTACGAGCAGGTCCACGAGACCGTCCGCGAGGCCCAGCGGGCCGCGGTCGACGCCGTCGAACCCGGCGTCACCGCCGGGTCGATCGATCGCGCAGCTCGAGACGTGATCGAGGAGGCCGGCTACGGGGACGCGTTCGTCCACCGAACCGGCCACGGCGTCGGCCTCGAGGTCCACGAACCGCCCTACATCGTCGCGGACGACGAGCGCGAGCTCGAGCCCGGGATGGTCTTCTCCGTCGAACCGGGGATCTACCTCGAGGGGGAGTTCGGCGTCCGAATCGAGGATCTGGTCGTCGTCACCGAGGACGGCGTCGAACGGCTGAACGACTCGCCGCGCGGATGGGAGACCGGCGACGACGTTCGATCGTGA